A region from the Primulina tabacum isolate GXHZ01 unplaced genomic scaffold, ASM2559414v2 Contig1015, whole genome shotgun sequence genome encodes:
- the LOC142535435 gene encoding uncharacterized protein LOC142535435 codes for MVQQNQFGGAATADPHLHLRNFPEITDTGSRKELAPISTAGKCYYLGRLVTNFLSKYFPPAKSAQLKIDITDFRQREFEVLYEAWERYKELLRKCPNHGYADWVQIELFYNGLDGPTRGNVDAAAGGTIFSKTPDEAYELLEQMTINSYKWPSERSGSRKPAGVYAVDPITSLNAQVLALTAQIAAMNKPGQSTSDVALVTAEEEPVVEEAQYINNRGFGGYRGNPPPNTYHPGLRNHENFSYDQNRGQFPSNTEVNPREQCKAVTLRSGKEVGIPKPAEESVEITVEEDEGKSASVGEEKVEEPEKVLKQQPLPNVNLPYPQRLKKKGLDDQFAKFPEIFKKIHINIPFADALEQMPNYAKFINDVMSKKRKLQEFETVKLTEECSAILQRKLPQKLKDPGSFTIPCVIGGSRVNRALYDLGASINLMPFSIYRTLELGEVKPSTITFQLADRSLAYLRGIVEDVLVKVD; via the exons atggttcaacagaaccaatttGGAGGAGCAGCCACCGCAGATCCCCATCTTCACCTCAGAAATTTTCCGGAGATCACGGATACG GGATCACGCAAGGAGTTGGCTCCAATCTCTACCGCTGGGAAGTGTTACTACTTGGGCAGATTGGTTACGAATTTTCTGTCAAAGTACTTTCCTCCTGCTAAATCTGCTCAGCTGAAAATAGATATCACCGACTTCAGGCAGAGAGAATTTGAAGTATTATATGAGGCGTGGGAGCGATACAAAGAATTACTCAGGAAGTGTCCGAATCATGGATATGCAGATTGGGTACAAATCGAGttattttacaatggtttggATGGGCCGACTAGAGGGAATGTGGATGCAGCCGCCGGAGGTACTATTTTTTCTAAAACACCTGATGAGGCATATgaattgcttgaacagatgaccattaacagttataaGTGGCCGAGTGAGAGATCTGGATCAAGGAAACCTGCTGGAGTGTATGCTGTAGACCCGATCACATCACTTAATGCACAGGTTTTGGCATTAACCGCACAGATAGCAGCGATGAACAAGCCAGGCCAATCTACATCTGATGTAGCATTGGTGACTGCTGAGGAAGAGCCAGTTGTGGAGGAAGCTCAGTACATCAACAATCGCGGTTTTGGAGGTTATCGAGGTAAtcctccccctaatacttatcatccaggtTTGAGGAATCACGAGAATTTCTCTTAT GACCAGAATCGAGGACAGTTTCCCAGCAATACCGAGGTGAATCCTAGGGAACAGTGCAAAGCTGTCACACTGAGGAGTGGCAAGGAAGTCGGAATCCCAAAGCCTGCTGAAGAAAGTGTAGAGATTACAGTTGAGGAAGATGAGGGAAAGAGTGCAAGTGTTGGAGAAGAGAAAGTAGAGGAACCTGAGAAAGTACTTAAACAGCAGCCCTTACCAAATGTGAATCTTCCATATCCACAGAGGTTAAAGAAGAAAGGACTAGATGATCAGTTTGCGAAGTTCCcggaaattttcaagaaaatacacATTAACATCCCATTTGCCGATGCATTGGAGCAAATGCCCAACTATGCTAAGTTCATTAATGATGTGATGTCCAAGAAGAGgaaacttcaagaatttgagacCGTAAAGCTGACCGAAGAGTGCAGTGCCATACTCCAGAGGAAACTACCACAGAAActcaaagatccagggagttttactattccttgtgtTATTGGTGGCTCTAGAGTAAATAGAGCTTTATATGATTTGGGTGCTAGTATAAATTTAATGCCTTTTTCTATTTACAGGACTTTGGAGCTTGGCGAGGTGAAACCTAGCACTATTACTTTCCAGCTGGCAGACAGATCACTTGCCTATCTACGAGGGATAGTAGAGGATGTGCTGGTAAAGGTAGACTAA